GGGCGTGGCATCATCCTCCTCATCTTCCTTGGCAAAATACCGCAGCGCTTTCTGAAAGTCATTGCTCTTGAGCAGCTTGCCGCCGAGCAGGTATGATTCAAAAGTCTTTTGAAATTGCAAAGCCCGGCGCACGCTGATGCGGAACGCCTCAATGCTCGATTCGAATCGCTTCAGATACCGGCTTTTGAAAATTCCCACCAGCGCCTGCTCGCGGCCTTGTTCGAACTCGTCGATCTCGGACTCGGCTTTTTTGTACGATTCCAGATTGTACGGCGCCAGATTCAGGCTCTCGATGCCCGCGACGATTTTTTCATAGATGCCCTGGTAAGTCGCCTCCAAATCGTAATTCACGGTTTTGAGCTGGCGCGCCGGAAAGGTAATCTTCTTGCCTTTGATCGTCGCTTCGGGATAGGCTTTGCGAATAAAGGGCCGCGTCCGGCGAAAGGTTGTTGTTTTTGAGCAGGACGAGGGCGTTCGGTTCGACGCCACGCCCGAAGGCTTTGCGAAGCTGAAGCCTGTCTTCCACGCAAAAGGCACCGTGACTGCCGGGAATTCGTCGCAGATGTCGGACGGTGCGGCCGCCGCGGTCGTTATGTCGGCTGACAAGGCGAAGGAACTTGGGCTGACACCGATGGCAAGATTCGTATCTTACGCTACGGCAGGTTGTCTTCCCGAAGA
This portion of the Cytophagia bacterium CHB2 genome encodes:
- a CDS encoding acetyl-CoA C-acyltransferase (Catalyzes the synthesis of acetoacetyl coenzyme A from two molecules of acetyl coenzyme A. It can also act as a thiolase, catalyzing the reverse reaction and generating two-carbon units from the four-carbon product of fatty acid oxidation), whose product is MRIKGRVRRKVVVFEQDEGVRFDATPEGFAKLKPVFHAKGTVTAGNSSQMSDGAAAAVVMSADKAKELGLTPMARFVSYATAGCLPEEMGIGPVYAIPKALKLAGLTLDQIDVIELNEAFAVQGL